In Lates calcarifer isolate ASB-BC8 linkage group LG4, TLL_Latcal_v3, whole genome shotgun sequence, a genomic segment contains:
- the LOC108883865 gene encoding acyl-CoA-binding domain-containing protein 5A isoform X2: MSSLLGLSMAQEDKHSLEAKFAAAVKVMRSLPEEGPFQPSDDMMLMFYSYYKQATSGPCNIPRPSGFWDTHGKAKWDAWSSLGNMTKEEAMKNYIEDIQLILETIPISDEVSDLVQKLGNFYTEVDGEGEEAEENEVDRRPFTMPFAKHADELVKAFKKPTMEGYGDLWDDIQNLQDNNSTHGVTVSSGEEEGSKENSEMERIEEMNDWKRSDEEENGDEEDNAEDEDKEEEEEEKVWSPDPRLLMAEDKRWRSDTRGSSSSMEPSVSSFTNGTHSSLNSEVEEEELACSIEPTVPHNPYMHFNGHLSDHSSAIPEKNHRSTDSDNEEFCDSMEHLAMDERVSASKVQSPGSGAASVKQNDLWFESNSTLSGGEDQVLTRDSYFKDGMSTSQHSSFLSRRGRGSPRAICDSQWHVGADAAGCCVSQSRRAVSVSRGNINEQIATALLRLQRDMASVLHRLHTLETLTVSQSRSSSPRQEDSLPVARKILRPSWWPFDFSPLTVVLTALWPLIAHWLAQLYLQRKRRKIP; encoded by the exons ATGTCATCCTTACTGGGGCTCAGCATGGCGCAGGAGGACAAACACAGCCTGGAGGCGAAATTTGCCGCTGCGGTTAAAGTGATGCGGAGTTTGCCTGAAGAAG GTCCTTTCCAGCCATCTGATGACATGATGCTGATGTTCTATAGCTACTATAAGCAGGCCACCTCTGGGCCCTGCAACATCCCCAGACCAAGTGGCTTCTGGGACACTCATGGAAAAGCTAAATG GGATGCATGGAGCTCCTTAGGAAATATGACAAAGGAGGAAGCCATGAAGAATTACATTGAGGACATCCAGCTG ATTTTGGAGACCATCCCCATCTCAGATGAAGTGTCCGACCTGGTGCAGAAACTCGGCAACTTCTACACTGAAGTGGacggagaaggagaagaagctgAAGAAAATGAAGTGGACAGGAGACCCTTCACCATGCCTTTTGCAAAACACGCAG ATGAGCTGGTCAAAGCATTTAAGAAACCAACAATGGAAG GCTATGGGGATTTGTGGGATGATATACAAAACCTTCAAGATAATAACAGTACTCATGGCGTAACTGTCAGtagtggggaggaggagggaagtaaagaaaatagtgaaatgGAGAGAATAGAGGAAATGAATGATTGGAAGAGAAGCGACGAAGAGGAGAATGGGGATGAAGAAGACAATGCAGAAGATGAagacaaggaggaagaagaggaggaaaaag TCTGGAGTCCTGATCCAAGGCTGCTGATGGCGGAGGACAAGAGGTGGAGGTCTGACACCAGAGggtccagcagcagcatggaGCCCAGCGTGTCCTCCTTCACCAACGGGACACACAGCTCCCTCAACAgcgaggtggaggaggaggaactggCCTGTTCCATAGAGCCCACTGTGCCACATAACCCGTATATGCACTTTAATGGACACCTGAGTG ATCATAGCAGTGCCATTCCTGAGAAGAACCACCGATCCACAGACTCGGATAATGAGGAATTCTGTGACTCAATGGAGCATCTGGCCATGGATGAG CGAGTGTCTGCATCAAAAGTTCAGTCACCTGGATCAGGAGCTGCCTCGGTGAAGCAGAATGATCTTTGGTTTGAGAGCAACAGTACCttgagtggaggagaggatcAAGTGCTAACAAGAGATTCCTACTTTAAAGATGGGATGAGTACAAGCCAGCACAGCAGCTTTTTGTCaagaagagggagag GCTCGCCAAGGGCTATCTGCGACTCTCAGTGGCACGTCGGTGCGGATGCTGCCGGCTGTTGCGTGTCACAGAGCAGACGTGCTGTCAGTGTGTCCAGGGGAAATATCAACGAGCAAATAGCTACGGCTCTGCTGAGGCTGCAGCGCGACATGGCCAGTGTGCTGCACAGGCTGCACACTCTGGAGACGCTCACTGTGTCGCAG TCAAGATCATCTTCACCAAGGCAGGAGGACTCCCTACCTGTAGCACGCAAG ATCCTGAGACCATCCTGGTGGCCTTTTGACTTCTCTCCACTCACAGTGGTTTTGACTGCACTCTGGCCTTTGATCGCCCATTGGCTTGCCCAGCTTTACTTGCAGCGGAAGagaag GAAAATCCCCTGA
- the LOC108883865 gene encoding acyl-CoA-binding domain-containing protein 5-B isoform X1, which translates to MSSLLGLSMAQEDKHSLEAKFAAAVKVMRSLPEEGPFQPSDDMMLMFYSYYKQATSGPCNIPRPSGFWDTHGKAKWDAWSSLGNMTKEEAMKNYIEDIQLILETIPISDEVSDLVQKLGNFYTEVDGEGEEAEENEVDRRPFTMPFAKHAVWSPDPRLLMAEDKRWRSDTRGSSSSMEPSVSSFTNGTHSSLNSEVEEEELACSIEPTVPHNPYMHFNGHLSDHSSAIPEKNHRSTDSDNEEFCDSMEHLAMDERVSASKVQSPGSGAASVKQNDLWFESNSTLSGGEDQVLTRDSYFKDGMSTSQHSSFLSRRGRGSPRAICDSQWHVGADAAGCCVSQSRRAVSVSRGNINEQIATALLRLQRDMASVLHRLHTLETLTVSQSRSSSPRQEDSLPVARKILRPSWWPFDFSPLTVVLTALWPLIAHWLAQLYLQRKRRKIP; encoded by the exons ATGTCATCCTTACTGGGGCTCAGCATGGCGCAGGAGGACAAACACAGCCTGGAGGCGAAATTTGCCGCTGCGGTTAAAGTGATGCGGAGTTTGCCTGAAGAAG GTCCTTTCCAGCCATCTGATGACATGATGCTGATGTTCTATAGCTACTATAAGCAGGCCACCTCTGGGCCCTGCAACATCCCCAGACCAAGTGGCTTCTGGGACACTCATGGAAAAGCTAAATG GGATGCATGGAGCTCCTTAGGAAATATGACAAAGGAGGAAGCCATGAAGAATTACATTGAGGACATCCAGCTG ATTTTGGAGACCATCCCCATCTCAGATGAAGTGTCCGACCTGGTGCAGAAACTCGGCAACTTCTACACTGAAGTGGacggagaaggagaagaagctgAAGAAAATGAAGTGGACAGGAGACCCTTCACCATGCCTTTTGCAAAACACGCAG TCTGGAGTCCTGATCCAAGGCTGCTGATGGCGGAGGACAAGAGGTGGAGGTCTGACACCAGAGggtccagcagcagcatggaGCCCAGCGTGTCCTCCTTCACCAACGGGACACACAGCTCCCTCAACAgcgaggtggaggaggaggaactggCCTGTTCCATAGAGCCCACTGTGCCACATAACCCGTATATGCACTTTAATGGACACCTGAGTG ATCATAGCAGTGCCATTCCTGAGAAGAACCACCGATCCACAGACTCGGATAATGAGGAATTCTGTGACTCAATGGAGCATCTGGCCATGGATGAG CGAGTGTCTGCATCAAAAGTTCAGTCACCTGGATCAGGAGCTGCCTCGGTGAAGCAGAATGATCTTTGGTTTGAGAGCAACAGTACCttgagtggaggagaggatcAAGTGCTAACAAGAGATTCCTACTTTAAAGATGGGATGAGTACAAGCCAGCACAGCAGCTTTTTGTCaagaagagggagag GCTCGCCAAGGGCTATCTGCGACTCTCAGTGGCACGTCGGTGCGGATGCTGCCGGCTGTTGCGTGTCACAGAGCAGACGTGCTGTCAGTGTGTCCAGGGGAAATATCAACGAGCAAATAGCTACGGCTCTGCTGAGGCTGCAGCGCGACATGGCCAGTGTGCTGCACAGGCTGCACACTCTGGAGACGCTCACTGTGTCGCAG TCAAGATCATCTTCACCAAGGCAGGAGGACTCCCTACCTGTAGCACGCAAG ATCCTGAGACCATCCTGGTGGCCTTTTGACTTCTCTCCACTCACAGTGGTTTTGACTGCACTCTGGCCTTTGATCGCCCATTGGCTTGCCCAGCTTTACTTGCAGCGGAAGagaag GAAAATCCCCTGA
- the LOC108883860 gene encoding ras-related protein Rab-18-B, giving the protein MDDDVLTTLKLLIIGESGVGKSSLLLRFTDDTFDPEQPATIGVDFKVKTLAIDGNKAKLAIWDTAGQERFRTLTPSYYRGAQGVILVYDVTKRDTFTKLENWLNELETYTTRNDIVKMLVGNKIDKDDHEVDRNEGLKFARKHSMLFIEASAKTKDGVQCAFEELVEKILQTPGLWESESQGQKVRLGDQDQASGRACGGYCSIP; this is encoded by the exons ATGGACGACGACGTGTTGACGACTCTGAAACTGTTGATAATTGGAGAAAGTGGAGTAGGGAAGTCCAG TCTTCTCCTGAGGTTCACAGACGATACTTTTGACCCAGAGCAGCCAGCCACAATAg GTGTGGACTTCAAAGTAAAGACACTCGCAATAGACGGGAACAAAGCAAAACTCGCCATTTGG GATACAGCTGGACAGGAAAGGTTTCGCACCCTGACGCCCAGCTATTACCGCGGTGCACAAGGAGTCATACTTG TATATGACGTCACAAAGCGTGACACTTTTACAAAGCTGGAAAACTGGCTGAATGAATTAGAAACCTACACCACACGCAACGACATTGTAAAAATGCTGGTCGGGAACAAAATAGATAAG GATGATCACGAAGTGGACCGTAATGAAGGCTTGAAATTTGCTAGGAAACACTCTATGCTTTTTATTG AGGCCAGTGCAAAGACCAAAGATGGCGTCCAGTGTGCCTTTGAGGAGCTTGTGGAGAAGATCCTCCAGACTCCAGGGCTTTGGGAGAGTGAAAGCCAGGGCCAGAAGGTCCGTCTGGGGGACCAGGACCAGGCCAGTGGCAGGGCATGTGGAGGATACTGTTCCATACCCTGA
- the yme1l1b gene encoding ATP-dependent zinc metalloprotease YME1L1b gives MFSLSMTVQPQVTVPLSHLINVLHSLKSSVGSSSSATCKSRQHKEHASDSELHCTESMWNLRELGLSDLGTQQLDELVNRVLPRLSTQEASFSLGGQAAWRTSYLSTHSFFHNKHGFSCGPIPMSAQVFSRLQPSPLQSVCTELQYWPVLVQSRGFKTLRSKTRRLQSGFDRPLESEGFTPSFMKGFLSRDKGMELESLDGLLKNKNIPDGQQDAFKRGFAEGFLKAQALTQRTQDSLRRTRLILLVLLLLGLYGISKTPFLSVRFRTTSGLDSAVDPVQMKNVTFEHVKGVEEAKNELQEVVEFLKNPQKFTALGGKLPKGVLLVGPPGTGKTLLARAVAGEADVPFYYASGSEFDEMFVGVGASRIRNLFREGKANAPCVIFIDELDSVGGKRIESPMHPYSRQTINQLLAEMDGFKPNEGVIIIGATNFPEALDNALIRPGRFDMQVTVPKPDVKGRTEILNWYLKKIKVDPAIEANIIARGTVGFSGADLENLVNQAALKAAVDGKDMVTMKELEFAKDKILMGPERRSAEIDKKNKLITAYHESGHAIVAYYTKDAMPINKATIMPRGPSLGHVSMLPENDRWSETRSQLLAQMDVSMGGRVAEEIIFGNEYITTGASSDFDSATKIAKMMVTRFGMCEKLGVMTYTDLTQQSPETQAAVEHEVRLLLKESYERAKALLKAHGKEHKNLADALLMYETLDAKEIQLVLEGKTLETR, from the exons atgttttccttgtCAATGACGGTCCAGCCACAG GTGACTGTGCCTCTCAGCCACCTCATCAACGTCCTCCACTCTCTGAAGAGCTCAGtgggaagcagcagcagtgccacCTGCAAATCAAGACAGCACAAGGAGCATGCCTCAGACTCAGAGCTACACTGCACAGAG TCCATGTGGAACCTGCGGGAGCTTGGATTATCAGACCTGGGAACACAGCAGCTGGATGAGCTCGTGAACCGTGTGTTACCACGCTTGAGCACACAGGAGGCATCGTTTTCACTGGGTGGTCAGGCAGCTTGGAGGACCTCCTATCTCTCTACACACTCCTTTTTCCACAATAAGCAtg GATTCTCATGTGGTCCCATCCCCATGTCAGCCCAGGTTTTCTCCAGGCTGCAGCCTTCACCTCTTCAGTCTGTCTGCACAGAGCTACAGTACTGGCCAG TGCTGGTCCAGAGCAGAGGCTTCAAAACTTTAAGGAGTAAAACCAGACGACTGCAGTCAGGCTTCGACCGCCCCCTGGAGTCTGAGGGGTTCACACCATCTTTTATGAAG GGTTTCCTTTCACGTGACAAGGGGATGGAACTGGAAAGTCTCGACGGCCTGTTGAAGAACAAGAACATACCTGATGGACAACAGGACGCTTTCAAGAGGGGCTTTGCCGAGGGTTTCCTGAAAGCTCAAGCCTTGACACAACGCACACAAG ACTCTCTGAGGAGGACTCGTCTCATCCTGCTGGTGCTGCTTCTTCTCGGGCTCTATGGTATCTCCAAAACCCCCTTCCTATCGG TGCGGTTCCGAACCACATCAGGCCTGGACTCGGCAGTGGACCCTGTCcagatgaaaaatgtgacatttgaacACGTTAAAGGGGTGGAGGAAGCCAAGAATGAGCTGCAGGAAGTGGTGGAGTTCCTGAAAAACCCACAGAAGTTTACAGCGCTGGGAGGAAAGCTGCCAAAAG GTGTTTTACTGGTCGGCCCTCCTGGGACTGGTAAGACCCTACTGGCCAGAGCGGTGGCCGGAGAGGCCGATGTGCCATTCTACTACGCCTCTGGGTCAGAGTTTGATGAGATGTTTGTCGGAGTGGGAGCCAGCCGCATAAGGAACCttttca GGGAGGGTAAAGCCAATGCTCCCTGTGTCATCTTCATTGATGAACTGGACAGTGTGGGTGGGAAAAGGATTGAGTCTCCCATGCACCCTTACTCCAGACAGACAATCAACCAACTACTTGCTGAGATGGATGG GTTCAAACCAAACGAAGGTGTGATCATCATTGGAGCAACAAACTTCCCAGAGGCTTTGGATAA TGCCCTGATCCGCCCAGGACGTTTTGACATGCAGGTGACTGTCCCCAAACCAGACGTGAAAGGACGCACAGAGATCCTCAACTGGTACCTGAAGAAGATTAAAGTGGATCCAG CTATTGAGGCCAATATTATTGCCCGGGGCACAGTGGGCTTCTCAGGCGCTGACCTGGAAAATCTGGTCAACCAGGCAGCCCTGAAGGCAGCAGTTGATGGCAAAGACATGGTCACTATGAAGGAGCTGGAGTTTGCTAAAGACAAAATCCTCATGG GCCCTGAGAGGAGGAGTGCAGAAatagacaagaagaacaagctCATCACAGCGTACCATGAGTCAGGCCATGCTATCGTAGCTTACTACACCAAAGATGCAATGCCCATCAACAAGGCTACCATCATGCCCAGGGGCCCCAGTCTGGGACAT GTGTCCATGCTTCCAGAGAATGATCGATGGAGTGAGACTCGCTCACAGTTACTGGCCCAGATGGACGTTAGTATGGGTGGTCGTGTAGCAGAGGAGATTATATTTGGCAATGAATACATCACAACCG GAGCGTCAAGCGACTTTGACAGTGCTACCAAGATTGCTAAGATGATGGTGACCAGGTTTGGAATGTGTGAAAAG CTGGGTGTGATGACCTATACTGACTTAACACAACAGAGCCCAGAGACACAAGCTGCTGTGGAGCATGAAGTCAGGCTGTTACTGAAG GAGTCTTATGAGCGGGCCAAAGCCTTGCTGAAGGCTCATGGCAAGGAGCACAAGAACCTGGCAGATGCTCTGCTCATGTATGAGACACTGGATGCCAAAGAGATCCAGCTGGTCCTGGAGGGCAAGACCCTGGAGACAAGATGA
- the LOC108883227 gene encoding patched domain-containing protein 3, giving the protein MAKCHTNCVEKPLRICFEMMGCFIGSHPWWFLIAPLILSTGLGSGFYFLKDRMSNNIEEQFTPVNGRAKMERKYVQETFPGNESMFSSVRLSTSGNYATLIATSDRNILTVEPLQDILHLDFKIRSMVVHFDNQSFEYVDVCAEVMGSCIMNDIVDIIKNNANSTDAVNLTFPWYHSDFKSIPLHLSLGSVKLDKETSVVQSAKAIQLYYYLREDTKAKIDLWLESFINLVSNESSTATQVSYSTSMSIQWEFEKSPASVIYLFSITYAIAITFSIISCWRLDNVRTKVWVACCGVLSTGLAVLSGFGALLLLGQPFVMTAASCPFMILGIGLDDMFIMISCWQRTRVLDSVPDRLADTYRDAAVSITITTLTDALALFLGCSSPFGSVRSFCLYAGISVCFCYLYNITFLGACMALNGQKEAENKHWLTCAKIPEDLPSRNSKAFSICCVGGNYDRITEKEETDTISHIFEKFYGPFLTHKLIKVFVFVIYAGYLAVSIYGCWILKEGLDIRNLALDDSYIINYYNNQRQHFSEYSYHVMVAVKQPFPYWDEEGQKQLHSCISNFESLTYVNSTFAWFLSFQQYANETSLSISSQEAFQTHLPHFLELASMFKQDINLTADNEIQASRFFIQTLNKTTMEDVMVGLRKTAEECPVELLVYHPAFIYFDQYTVIMDSTIQTVLVAVTVMLVISLILIPSVLCSVWVAFAICSVIVGVTGFMALWGVNLDSISMINLVMCIGFSVDFSAHISYSFVSSPKCDVNEKAMGALAHLGYPILQGALSTILGVVVLSVSGSYIFRTFFKVMFLVITFGLLHGLVFIPVFLTLFGACQEC; this is encoded by the exons ATGGCCAAATGCCACACAAATTGTGTGGAGAAACCCCTAAGGATCTGTTTTGAGATGATGGGCTGTTTTATAGGGTCCCATCCCTGGTGGTTCCTGATCGCTCCGCTTATTCTCTCGACAGGACTGGGGagtgggttttattttctcaaggACAGGATGTCCAACAACATTGAAGAACAGTTCACACCTGTGAATGGACGGGCCAAGATGGAGAGGAAATATGTCCAAGAAACTTTTCCAGGAAATGAGTCCATGTTTTCAAGTGTGAGGCTGAGCACAAGTGGGAATTATGCAACTCTCATAGCTACAAGTGACAGGAATATCTTGACAGTGGAGCCACTTCAGGACATCCTACACTTGGACTTTAAAATTAGGAGTATGGTAGTGCACTTTGACAACCAGTCATTTGAGTACGTGGATGTTTGTGCTGAGGTGATGGGATCCTGCATCATGAATGATATTGTAGatattattaaaaacaatgcCAACAGTACAGATGCTGTCAATTTGACATTTCCCTGGTACCACTCTGATTTTAAGAGTATTCCCCTACATTTAAGTTTGGGGAGTGTTAAATTGGATAAGGAGACCTCGGTTGTTCAAAGTGCTAAAGCCATACAGCTCTATTACTATTTAAGAGAGGACACCAAAGCAAAAATAGATCTGTGGTTGGAAAGTTTCATAAATTTGGTCTCAAATGAATCATCAACTGCCACTCAG GTGTCATACTCCACTTCTATGTCGATACAGTGGGAATTTGAGAAATCTCCAGCCTCTGTCATCTATTTATTCTCCATCACCTATGCCATTGCCATCACATTTTCAATTATATCATGTTGGAG GTTGGATAATGTACGGACGAAGGTGTGGGTGGCATGTTGTGGGGTGCTCTCCACAGGTCTTGCAGTCCTGAGTGGTTTTGGTGCACTGTTGTTGCTGGGCCAACCTTTTGTTATGACAGCTGCCTCCTGTCCTTTCATGATATTAG GTATTGGACTTGATGATATGTTCATCATGATCTCCTGCTGGCAGAGGACCCGTGTCCTGGACAGCGTCCCTGACAGACTGGCCGACACTTACAGGGACGCTGCCGtctccatcaccatcaccaccctGACTGATGCTCTGGCTCTCTTCCTGGGCTGCAGCTCGCCCTTTGGCTCAGTCCGGTCTTTCTGCCTCTATGCTGggatttctgtttgtttctgctaTTTGTACAATATCACTTTCCTGGGGGCTTGCATGGCTTTGAACGGACAGAAGGAAGCAGAGAACAAGCACTGGCTCACCTGTGCCAAAATCCCAGAGGACCTACCATCCAGGAATTCCAAAGCCTTCAGTATCTGCTGTGTTGGGGGGAACTATGATCGAATCACTGAAAAGGAGGAAACTGACACCATAAGCCACATTTTTGAGAAGTTCTACGGCCCATTTCTGACCCACAAACTgataaaagtgtttgtttttgtcatctaTGCAGGCTACTTGGCTGTTAGCATCTATGGTTGTTGGATCTTAAAGGAGGGACTCGATATCAGGAATCTGGCCTTGGATGATTCCTACATCATCAATTACTACAATAATCAAAGGCAGCACTTTTCTGAATATAGCTACCATGTGATGGTGGCGGTGAAACAGCCCTTCCCATACTGGGACGAGGAAGGACAGAAGCAGTTGCACTCATGCATTTCAAATTTTGAAAGCTTGACCTATGTCAATAGTACATTTGCTTGGTTTCTTTCCTTTCAGCAGTATGCAAATGAAACCAGCCTCAGCATAAGCTCTCAAGAGGCTTTCCAAACCCATCTGCCTCATTTCTTAGAACTTGCCTCAATGTTCAAACAAGACATCAACTTGACTGCAGACAATGAGATTCAGGCCTCTCGTTTTTTCATTCAGACACTAAACAAAACCACAATGGAGGACGTGATGGTTGGACTcaggaaaacagcagaggaatgtCCAGTAGAGCTGCTGGTGTACCACCCTGCTTTCATCTACTTTGACCAGTACACTGTCATCATGGACAGCACCATTCAAACCGTCCTTGTGGCCGTGACTGTGATGCTCGTCATCTCGCTCATCCTGATACCCAGTGTCCTTTGTTCTGTGTGGGTGGCTTTCGCAATTTGTTCAGTCATTGTTGGTGTGACGGGCTTTATGGCGCTGTGGGGTGTCAACCTGGATTCCATTTCCATGATCAATCTTGTCATGTGCATCGGTTTCTCTGTAGACTTCTCAGCACATATTTCATACTCTTTTGTCTCCAGTCCCAAGTGTGATGTCAATGAAAAAGCCATGGGTGCCTTGGCCCATTTAGGGTATCCTATTCTGCAAGGGGCACTGTCCACTATTTTAGGAGTGGTGGTGCTGTCTGTGTCTGGGAGTTACATCTTTAGGACATTCTTCAAGGTTATGTTTCTTGTGATCACATTCGGGCTTCTCCATGGCTTAGTGTTTATTCCAGTGTTCCTGACACTGTTTGGAGCCTGTCAGGAGTGTTGA